Proteins found in one Bremerella volcania genomic segment:
- a CDS encoding serine/threonine-protein kinase, whose amino-acid sequence MPSDQAPVPDARYAETMAGSSGDFSKEQQDIAVAALILRMGVISERQLSQALSTWTLHGDLPLHEHLVALGQIDVDTCNMLIERSPSLLKEVTPASDTGFTSAETVVARTLDSVDPSGAIARLMGIRSVSGSGANDATGVRASMARYRLIRKLGQGGLGRVWLAYDEHLKRPVAVKEVTAPDQSAAQERFRREAEITGRLEHPGIVPIYHLGEDLETGQSFYAMRFLGKQTLHDTIQEYHERLSEGEHNPMLLRRLLTDFVNVCQAIGHAHSRKVIHRDLKPENVAIDNFGQVIVIDWGIAKVINELQTSDSQSSTHASHPSSQSTMDGQVLGTPLYMAPEQAAGRIDELDERTDIYGLGAILFSILAGCGPHEHTRNASNSVNGRELLTAIAGQPTPNAADVNPDVDPALAAICAKAMAKRQYARYQSASELAEEVQRWMAGEKVDAYRERPEQRLARWIQHHRIASQLVGLVLVTCLVAMTVFVVDSYKARKAARQSRFDQMQAYSRELEVQLKATAESLSKDVRFMSSLPPIQGIIQANGDNAEAEPEDVWRDRLEQIYEEFLRANVEYLSISFTKITDEAAEDVVCVERNARDPAYLRRVPASRLTTHNEPEILAQVSRLSQGDILLAIRSADDKEDDRVEEGVRLVAITPIYDSATGSLFGAAVIAIDLRHQIVDFLTELDQGTSIIQVTDRQGKVWVRDTPEDGVIETNKPTSITSELPELKLFFDDQETKHYSDPSDGVIASKVLLDHFNGTTAVGIVLELVE is encoded by the coding sequence ATGCCTTCTGATCAAGCCCCAGTTCCTGATGCTCGTTATGCGGAAACGATGGCCGGCTCCAGCGGTGATTTCAGCAAGGAGCAACAAGACATCGCCGTGGCAGCGCTGATTCTGCGTATGGGGGTCATCTCGGAACGCCAGTTGTCTCAGGCCCTTTCCACTTGGACACTGCACGGCGATCTTCCTCTGCACGAACATTTAGTCGCGCTGGGGCAGATCGACGTCGACACCTGCAACATGCTGATCGAACGAAGTCCGTCGCTGCTGAAGGAAGTCACGCCGGCCAGCGATACCGGCTTTACCTCGGCGGAAACGGTCGTCGCGCGGACGCTCGACTCGGTCGACCCTTCCGGAGCGATTGCCCGACTGATGGGAATCCGTAGCGTCTCAGGCTCGGGTGCCAACGACGCCACCGGCGTGCGTGCGTCGATGGCTCGCTACCGACTGATCCGCAAGCTCGGCCAAGGGGGGCTGGGTCGCGTCTGGCTGGCCTACGACGAACATCTCAAGCGCCCCGTCGCCGTCAAAGAAGTCACCGCCCCCGATCAATCGGCGGCCCAAGAGCGTTTTCGCCGCGAAGCAGAAATCACCGGTCGGCTCGAGCATCCTGGCATCGTCCCTATTTATCACCTGGGGGAAGACCTCGAAACCGGCCAATCCTTCTACGCAATGCGTTTCCTCGGCAAGCAAACGCTGCACGATACGATTCAAGAATATCACGAACGCCTGAGCGAAGGGGAACACAACCCGATGCTCTTGCGGCGGCTGCTGACCGACTTCGTCAACGTTTGCCAGGCCATCGGCCATGCCCATTCGCGCAAGGTCATTCACCGCGACCTGAAGCCTGAGAACGTCGCCATCGACAACTTCGGCCAGGTGATCGTGATCGACTGGGGCATCGCCAAAGTCATCAACGAATTGCAAACCAGCGACAGCCAGTCGAGCACGCACGCCTCGCACCCCAGTAGTCAAAGCACGATGGATGGCCAGGTTCTCGGGACCCCCCTGTACATGGCCCCCGAGCAAGCCGCCGGCCGCATTGACGAGTTGGACGAACGCACCGACATCTACGGGCTCGGCGCAATCCTCTTCTCGATCCTGGCCGGGTGCGGTCCCCATGAACATACGCGGAACGCTTCCAACTCGGTCAACGGCCGAGAACTGTTGACGGCGATCGCCGGTCAGCCAACACCCAATGCCGCCGATGTGAACCCCGACGTCGACCCCGCGCTGGCCGCCATCTGCGCCAAGGCCATGGCCAAGCGACAATATGCCCGGTATCAATCGGCGTCGGAGCTTGCCGAGGAAGTGCAGCGCTGGATGGCTGGCGAAAAGGTCGATGCCTATCGCGAGCGCCCCGAGCAGCGGCTGGCACGCTGGATTCAGCATCATCGCATCGCTTCGCAACTTGTGGGCCTGGTGCTGGTGACCTGCCTGGTCGCGATGACGGTCTTCGTCGTCGACTCGTACAAAGCCAGGAAGGCCGCACGCCAAAGCCGCTTCGATCAAATGCAGGCCTACAGCCGTGAACTGGAAGTCCAACTCAAAGCCACCGCCGAGAGCCTCTCGAAAGATGTTCGCTTCATGTCGAGTCTCCCGCCCATCCAAGGCATCATCCAGGCTAACGGCGACAACGCGGAAGCCGAGCCTGAAGACGTCTGGCGCGATCGTCTCGAACAGATTTACGAAGAGTTCCTGCGAGCCAACGTCGAGTACCTCTCGATCAGCTTCACCAAGATCACCGACGAAGCCGCGGAAGACGTCGTGTGCGTCGAGCGGAATGCCCGCGACCCCGCCTACCTGCGTCGTGTGCCAGCGTCTCGACTGACGACCCATAACGAACCGGAGATCCTCGCCCAGGTTTCGCGGCTCAGCCAGGGAGACATCTTGCTAGCCATCCGCAGCGCCGACGATAAAGAAGACGATCGCGTCGAAGAAGGAGTGCGCCTGGTCGCGATCACGCCAATCTACGACTCAGCCACTGGCAGCCTGTTCGGCGCGGCCGTCATCGCGATCGATCTGCGGCACCAGATCGTCGATTTCCTCACCGAGTTGGACCAAGGCACGTCCATCATTCAAGTCACCGATCGCCAAGGCAAGGTCTGGGTTCGCGACACGCCGGAAGATGGCGTCATCGAAACCAATAAACCGACCAGCATCAC
- a CDS encoding carboxypeptidase-like regulatory domain-containing protein, with product MSHNRILALSPMLLVLVTGCWSSGGPTTYPVKGLVQYEGKPVEDATVTLIPKQSDGRSASGTTNAEGTFEVTTYISPSLQAPGAMPGEYDIVVSKIEVRELDPDLNPQEAQAAFQKLGPPKNLLPKKYRSPNTSGLSVTIENGSPEPLALDLAD from the coding sequence ATGTCCCACAATAGAATTCTAGCGCTGTCTCCCATGTTGTTGGTTCTCGTGACCGGTTGCTGGTCTTCAGGCGGGCCGACGACCTATCCTGTGAAAGGACTGGTTCAATACGAAGGGAAGCCAGTCGAAGATGCCACGGTCACGCTGATTCCCAAGCAATCGGACGGACGTTCTGCCAGCGGAACGACCAATGCCGAAGGTACCTTCGAAGTGACGACGTACATCTCGCCGTCACTTCAGGCACCCGGTGCGATGCCTGGTGAGTATGACATCGTCGTCAGCAAGATCGAAGTCCGCGAACTGGATCCCGATCTCAATCCTCAGGAAGCTCAAGCGGCATTCCAGAAGCTGGGACCGCCGAAGAACCTTCTTCCCAAGAAGTACCGCAGCCCGAACACCTCTGGACTGTCGGTGACCATCGAAAACGGCTCGCCGGAACCGCTGGCACTCGATCTGGCCGACTAG